In Dama dama isolate Ldn47 chromosome 20, ASM3311817v1, whole genome shotgun sequence, a single window of DNA contains:
- the HES6 gene encoding transcription cofactor HES-6 isoform X2, whose product MAPLLAPGRDRAGREDEDGCEARGDRKARKPLVEKKRRARINESLQELRLLLAGAEVQAKLENAEVLELTSASSCKRKPASASPPATSSVCTKCTRSCPRARPSTLPSPPNS is encoded by the exons ATGGCTCCGCTCCTGGCACCGGGCCGGGACCGGGCTGGCCGGGAGGATGAGGACGGCTGCGAGGCGCGTGGGGACCGCAAG GCCCGGAAGCCCCTGGTAGAGAAGAAGCGGCGCGCGCGGATCAACGAGAGCCTGCAGGAGCTGCGGCTGCTGCTGGCGGGCGCCGAG GTGCAGGCCAAGCTGGAAAATgccgaggtgctggagctcacg AGCGCGAGCAGCTGCAAGCGGAAGCCAGCGAGCGCTTCGCCGCCGGCTACATCCAGTGTATGCACGAAGTGCACACGTTCGTGTCCACGTGCCAGGCCATCGACGCTACCGTCGCCGCCGAACTCCTGA
- the HES6 gene encoding transcription cofactor HES-6 isoform X1, with the protein MAPLLAPGRDRAGREDEDGCEARGDRKARKPLVEKKRRARINESLQELRLLLAGAEVQAKLENAEVLELTVRRVQGALRGQAREREQLQAEASERFAAGYIQCMHEVHTFVSTCQAIDATVAAELLNHLLESMPLREGSSFRDLLGDALSAPPAAPGRSNWLVGGALESPLPSPRGSGDDQSSDLEEVPEAELSRAPPAEGPDSVPAALGSLTATRLAQSVWRPW; encoded by the exons ATGGCTCCGCTCCTGGCACCGGGCCGGGACCGGGCTGGCCGGGAGGATGAGGACGGCTGCGAGGCGCGTGGGGACCGCAAG GCCCGGAAGCCCCTGGTAGAGAAGAAGCGGCGCGCGCGGATCAACGAGAGCCTGCAGGAGCTGCGGCTGCTGCTGGCGGGCGCCGAG GTGCAGGCCAAGCTGGAAAATgccgaggtgctggagctcacggTGCGGCGCGTGCAGGGCGCGCTGCGGGGCCAGGCGCGCG AGCGCGAGCAGCTGCAAGCGGAAGCCAGCGAGCGCTTCGCCGCCGGCTACATCCAGTGTATGCACGAAGTGCACACGTTCGTGTCCACGTGCCAGGCCATCGACGCTACCGTCGCCGCCGAACTCCTGAACCACCTGCTCGAGTCCATGCCGCTGCGCGAGGGCAGCAGCTTCCGCGATCTGCTGGGGGACGCCCTGTCTGCGCCGCCCGCAGCCCCGGGGCGGAGCAACTGGCTCGTAGGAGGCGCCCTGGAGTCCCCGCTGCCCAGCCCCCGGGGCTCCGGGGACGACCAGTCCTCAGACCTGGAGGAGGTCCCCGAGGCTGAACTGAGCCGGGCCCCGCCTGCCGAGGGACCAGACTCGGTGCCCGCAGCCCTGGGCAGCCTGACCGCTACCCGCTTGGCCCAGAGTGTCTGGAGGCCTTGGTGA